The following proteins are co-located in the Phocoena phocoena chromosome 1, mPhoPho1.1, whole genome shotgun sequence genome:
- the LOC136137494 gene encoding LOW QUALITY PROTEIN: succinyl-CoA:3-ketoacid coenzyme A transferase 2, mitochondrial-like (The sequence of the model RefSeq protein was modified relative to this genomic sequence to represent the inferred CDS: deleted 1 base in 1 codon) codes for MAALRLLESALGRRVPAPGSVPALATGGVCGFASRARARAKSYADPVEAVRDIPDGARIMVRVFGLCAIPENMIGALLKTRVKDLTVVSSNVGEENFGLGLFLGTKQITHIVCLYLGENSLCEHRYLAGELELEITPQGTLAERIRAGGASVPAFHTPTACGTLAQEGGAPSKYLEDGHISILSQPREVREFHRQQYFLEHDVTADFALVKGWKADRAGNVVFRASARNFNVPMCKAARTSVVGIEEIVDLVSFAPEDIHVPNIYLEDIHVPNIYLGRGIQGGKYEKRNEHLMIRKEDDEICKSADSIRTRILKQAALDFEDGLYASLGIGIPLLATSYISPSITVHLYSENGILGLCPFPLKEEVYAGLNNAGKQTVTLLPGGCFFSSDESFAMIRGGHIDLTLLGAMQVSKYGDLANWMIPGKKVKGMGGTMDLVSGTKTRVMVTMEHSTKASEPKILEKCTRLLTGNWCVDRFDREGEIITEKAVFDVRGLTLIELWDGLMVEDIKKSTGSTFAISPNLSPMQHV; via the exons ATGGCAGCCCTGCGGCTCCTGGAGTCTGCGCTCGGGCGCCGGGTCCCCGCCCCCGGCTCGGTGCCCGCGCTGGCGACGGGCGGTGTGTGCGGCTTCGCCAGTAGAGCCCGCGCGCGTGCCAAGTCCTACGCGGACCCCGTGGAGGCCGTGAGAGACATCCCGGACGGCGCGAGGATCATGGTCCGGGTCTTCGGCCTCTGCGCGATCCCGGAGAACATGATAGGGGCGCTGCTCAAGACCCGCGTGAAGGACTTGACCGTGGTCAGCAGCAATGTGGGGGAGGAGAACTTCGGGCTCGGCCTTTTCCTGGGGACCAAGCAGATCACCCACATCGTCTGCCTGTACTTGGGGGAGAACTCGCTCTGCGAGCACCGGTACCTGGCAGGTGAGCTGGAGCTGGAGATCACACCCCAGGGCACCCTGGCCGAGCGCATCCGCGCGGGGGGAGCCAGCGTGCCGGCCTTCCACACCCCCACAGCCTGCGGGACCCTGGCCCAGGAGGGAGGCGCACCCAGCAAGTACTTAGAGGACGGCCACATCTCCATCCTGAGTCAgcccagggaggtgagggagttcCACAGACAGCAGTACTTTCTGGAGCACGACGTCACGGCCGATTTTGCTTTGGTGAAAGGGTGGAAGGCCGACCGGGCAGGAAACGTCGTCTTCAGGGCCAGCGCCAGGAACTTCAACGTGCCCATGTGCAAAGCTGCGAGAACCTCAGTGGTGGGGATTGAAGAAATTGTGGACCTGGTGTCGTTTGCCCCAGAGGACATCCACGTTCCTAACATTTACTTAGAGGACATCCATGTTCCTAACATTTACTTAGGTCGAGGAATACAGGggggaaaatatgagaaaagaaacGAGCATTTAATGATCCGGAAAGAGGATGATGAAATATGCAAGTCTGCAGATAGTATAAGGACACGGATCCTCAAGCAGGCAGCTCTTGACTTTGAGGACGGCCTGTATGCCAGTTTGGGCATAGGAATCCCTCTTCTGGCCACCAGTTACATCAGCCCCAGCATAACCGTTCATCTTTACAGTGAAAATGGAATCTTGGGCTTGTGTCCGTTTCCACTGAAAGAGGAGGTGTACGCAGGTCTCAACAATGCGGGCAAGCAAACAGTCACCCTTCTTCCTGGGGGCTGTTTTTTCTCCAGCGATGAATCATTTGCCATGATTCGA GGGGGACACATCGACCTAACCTTGCTGGGAGCCATGCAGGTTTCCAAATATGGTGACCTGGCTAACTGGATGATACCCGGCAAGAAGGTGAAAGGAATGGGGGGTACGATGGATCTGGTGTCCGGTACCAAGACCAGAGTGATGGTCACCATGGAGCACTCCACCAAGGCCAGTGAACCCAAAATCTTAGAGAAATGCACCAGACTGTTGACTGGGAATTGGTGCGTGGACCGCTTTGACAGAGAAGGTGAAATCATCACCGAGAAGGCCGTGTTTGACGTGAGAGGACTGACCCTGATTGAGCTCTGGGATGGCCTGATGGTGGAGGACATCAAAAAGAGCACGGGGAGCACCTTTGCCATCTCCCCGAATCTCAGCCCCATGCAGCACGTCTAA